A DNA window from Malus domestica chromosome 12, GDT2T_hap1 contains the following coding sequences:
- the LOC103430500 gene encoding FLUCTUATING-LIGHT-ACCLIMATION protein 1, chloroplastic-like yields the protein MAATASLLQPNPLRWNKRNLLPPLRTLPANPIKFKNVNFQIQKLPCKFKVQCFKQLPESKSRSLENPAHPATNPPNPIGIITGKLLNALKALRKPAMAAVLFGLLLMSDPNLALAASGGRVGGSSFSSRSSSSSSSSRSYSVPRTSSSRPDFSYSAPYYAPSPFGFGGGGGGFYVGPAVGVGVGAGSSFFLMLTGFAAFVLVSGFLSDRSEGSVLTDTEKTSVLKLQVGLLGMGRTLQRDLNRIAETADTSTADGLGYVLTETTLALLRHPDYCISGYSSVALKRGIEDAEKHFNQLSIEERGKFDEETLVNVNNIRKQSSTSRSANGFRNEYIVITILVAAEGVHKLPAINGSGDLKEALQKLASIPSNKIMAVEVLWTPQNETDTLSERELLEDYPLLRPL from the exons ATGGCGGCAACAGCTTCATTGCTCCAACCCAACCCACTGAGATGGAACAAGCGCAATCTCCTCCCCCCTCTCCGTACCCTCCCCGCAAAcccaatcaaattcaaaaacgtcaatttccaaatccaaaaactCCCCTGCAAATTCAAAGTTCAATGCTTTAAGCAGTTACCCGAATCAAAATCTCGGTCCCTGGAAAACCCAGCACACCCAGCAACAAACCCACCAAACCCAATTGGGATTATCACTGGAAAGCTGCTGAATGCTCTGAAGGCGTTGAGGAAGCCGGCAATGGCCGCGGTGTTGTTTGGTCTGCTGCTGATGTCCGACCCGAATTTGGCATTGGCTGCATCGGGCGGGCGGGTCGGGGGAAGCTCGTTCTCGTCGCGCTCGTCGTCTTCCTCGTCGTCGTCGAGGAGTTATTCGGTGCCGAGGACTTCGAGTTCAAGGCCCGATTTTTCGTACTCCGCGCCGTACTACGCGCCTTCCCCGTTCGGGTTCGGTGGCGGGGGAGGTGGGTTTTACGTGGGGCCGGCAGTTGGGGTCGGAGTCGGAGCCGGGTCGAGCTTCTTCCTGATGTTGACGGGCTTCGCGGCGTTTGTTTTGGTTTCCGGGTTCCTTTCGGATCGGTCTGAGGGCAGTGTGCTTACTGATACAGAGAAAACAAGCGTTCTCAAGCTTCAG GTTGGTTTGTTGGGCATGGGACGAACACTCCAAAGGGATCTTAATCGGATTGCTGAAACTGCAGATACTTCTACCGCTGATGGTTTGGGCTATGTTTTGACAG AGACAACACTAGCTTTGCTACGGCATCCTGATTATTGCATCTCCGGCTATTCATCT GTTGCTCTAAAACGAGGCATAGAGGATGCAGAGAAACACTTTAATCAGCTTTCTATCGAAGAAAGGGGCAAATTTGATGAAGAGACACTTGTCAATGTTAATAACATAAGAAAGCAAAGCTCTACAAGCCGGAGTGCTAATGGATTCCGCAACGAATATATAGTG ATAACAATATTGGTGGCTGCTGAAGGGGTGCATAAGTTGCCTGCCATCAATGGCAGTGGTGACTTAAAGGAAGCGTTGCAAAAGCTTGCCTCCATTCCGTCGAACAAAATAATG GCAGTAGAGGTCTTGTGGACTCCTCAGAATGAAACTGACACTCTGTCGGAGCGGGAACTACTTGAAGACTACCCGCTTTTGAGGCCTTTATGA